The Medicago truncatula cultivar Jemalong A17 chromosome 4, MtrunA17r5.0-ANR, whole genome shotgun sequence genome includes a region encoding these proteins:
- the LOC11408709 gene encoding BTB/POZ and TAZ domain-containing protein 1 — MEMNTQTTPMEVLPEYDVFIHTSDGTRIPAHTTILASVSPVFENIIDQPRKQRSSERIIQIHGVPSTAVTAFVGFLYSSSCTEDEMDKYGIHLLALSHVYNVPQLKQRCIKGLVQRLTSENVVDVLQLARLCDAPDLRVRCMKLLTNHFNAVQKTEGWKFLTKHDPVLELDILRFMDESETRRENSRKHREEQGLYAELSEAMECLEHICTEGCTDVGPYHVEVNKEKKPCSKYSTCQGLQLLIRHFATCKKRVKGGCWRCKRMWQLFRLHSYVCQQTHDSCNVPLCRQFQLRMEQEKRKDDPKWKLLARKVASAKVMFSLSLPKRKRDEEMRVTIDNRGIRCFGYNEYCNNNVSDNRCVSC, encoded by the exons ATGGAAATGAATACCCAAACCACACCAATGGAGGTCTTACCCGAATATGATGTCTTTATTCACACTTCTGATGGCACACGCATTCCAGCCCACACAACCATCCTG GCCTCGGTGTCTCCTGTTTTCGAGAACATTATTGATCAACCGCGCAAACAACGCAGCTCCGAAAGAATAATCCAAATTCACGGCGTTCCTTCCACCGCCGTAACGGCTTTCGTCGGCTTCCTCTACTCATCCAG TTGCACGGAGGATGAGATGGACAAATACGGAATCCACCTGTTGGCACTATCTCACGTGTACAATGTCCCGCAACTCAAACAGAGATGCATCAAAGGTCTTGTTCAACGGTTAACATCAGAAAACGTGGTGGATGTACTCCAACTCGCTAGGCTCTGCGACGCACCGGATCTCCGTGTCCGCTGTATGAAGCTACTCACCAATCACTTCAACGCGGTTCAGAAAACCGAAGGGTGGAAGTTCCTCACCAAACACGATCCCGTGCTTGAACTCGATATCCTCCGCTTCATGGATGAAAGCGAAACG AGGAGAGAGAACTCGAGGAAGCATAGGGAGGAGCAAGGGTTGTATGCGGAACTTTCGGAGGCGATGGAGTGTTTGGAGCATATATGTACGGAAGGGTGCACCGACGTTGGACCATACCATGTGGAGGTtaataaagaaaagaaaccgTGTAGCAAATACTCCACCTGTCAAGGGCTTCAGCTTCTGATTCGTCATTTTGCAACATGCAAGAAGAGGGTGAAGGGAGGGTGCTGGAGGTGCAAACGTATGTGGCAGCTGTTTAGATTGCATTCATATGTTTGCCAACAAACTCATGATTCCTGCAATGTTCCTCTTTGCAG ACAATTTCAATTGAGAATGGAGcaagagaaaaggaaagatGATCCCAAATGGAAACTACTAGCAAGGAAGGTGGCATCAGCTAAAGTAATGTTTTCCTTGTCTCTCCCAAAGAGAAAAAGAGATGAAGAAATGAGAGTGACCATAGACAATCGTGGGATCAGATGTTTTGGTTACAATGAATATTGTAACAATAATGTCTCGGACAatcgatgtgtttcatgttga